The following proteins come from a genomic window of Gimesia chilikensis:
- a CDS encoding FKBP-type peptidyl-prolyl cis-trans isomerase, producing MSKWHLTACLCIAFFGCASLAQAQNEKSQLKDQKQKVSYGIGYNLGQNLMRDNLDLDPQVLAKGIMDAMTKQKPQMTEDEIRATLLAFQQQLQKDAQTKMQKEAEANVAKGKKFLADNAKKEGVKTTKSGLQYKVIKSGSGKTPKLTDEVTTHYRGTLIDGTEFDSSYKRKQPATFPVNRVIGGWTEALQLMKEGDKWQLFIPSDLAYGERGSGPDIGPNEVLIFDIELLKVN from the coding sequence ATGTCAAAATGGCATCTTACTGCCTGTCTCTGTATTGCGTTCTTCGGATGCGCGTCTCTGGCGCAAGCTCAAAATGAAAAATCCCAGCTGAAAGATCAGAAGCAGAAAGTCAGCTACGGTATTGGATACAATCTCGGTCAGAATCTCATGCGGGATAACCTGGATCTGGATCCCCAGGTTCTGGCAAAAGGCATCATGGATGCCATGACCAAGCAGAAACCACAGATGACCGAAGACGAAATTCGGGCTACCCTGCTCGCATTCCAGCAGCAGCTGCAGAAAGACGCTCAGACTAAAATGCAGAAAGAAGCCGAGGCAAACGTTGCCAAAGGCAAGAAATTCCTGGCAGACAACGCCAAAAAAGAAGGCGTCAAAACCACTAAGAGTGGTCTGCAGTATAAGGTCATCAAATCCGGTTCAGGGAAAACTCCTAAATTGACCGATGAAGTGACGACTCACTATCGGGGCACCCTGATCGACGGCACCGAGTTCGACAGCTCCTACAAACGGAAACAGCCAGCAACATTCCCCGTCAACCGGGTGATCGGTGGCTGGACCGAAGCACTGCAGCTGATGAAAGAAGGCGACAAATGGCAGCTCTTCATCCCCAGTGATCTGGCTTACGGCGAGCGGGGATCAGGACCTGATATCGGACCCAACGAAGTCCTCATCTTCGATATCGAACTGCTGAAAGTGAACTAA
- a CDS encoding ThiF family adenylyltransferase has product MKPELERYSRQVLFSELGEAGQTNLMQGRVLLCGCGALGTVLAETLVRAGVGQIKIVDRDFVEISNLQRQVLFDESDVAAKLPKAIAAAEKLKKINSTVNIEPIVADIDHTNILSLAKDVDLILDGTDNFEVRYLINDVSLELGIPWIYCGCIGSTGQTMTILPGKTACLRCLIDTAPEPGSTETCDTAGILGPTVNVIASLEAVDAIKLLAGKEDLIKPVLTVVDIWEGSYRQMSVADLREKSGCKACHQGERVWLKGEQGSRTTRLCGRNAVQVAPADKGKIVFEDLAEKLKHSGEVDFNPYLLRLNLKNPDYEISLFRDGRAIIKGTDDPAVAKTVYARYIGS; this is encoded by the coding sequence ATGAAACCGGAATTGGAACGTTACAGTCGTCAGGTCCTCTTTTCTGAACTGGGCGAAGCGGGTCAGACGAACCTGATGCAGGGCCGCGTCTTACTCTGTGGATGTGGAGCGCTGGGAACCGTACTCGCGGAAACACTGGTTCGCGCAGGCGTGGGACAGATCAAAATTGTCGACCGCGATTTCGTCGAGATCAGCAACCTGCAGCGGCAGGTTCTGTTTGATGAGTCGGACGTCGCAGCCAAACTGCCCAAGGCAATCGCAGCTGCTGAAAAACTGAAGAAGATCAACAGTACCGTCAACATCGAGCCGATTGTCGCCGACATCGACCATACCAATATTCTGTCCCTCGCCAAAGACGTCGACCTGATCCTGGACGGCACCGATAACTTCGAAGTCCGGTATCTGATCAATGATGTCTCGCTCGAATTGGGCATCCCCTGGATCTACTGCGGTTGTATCGGCAGTACCGGTCAGACGATGACCATTCTACCCGGCAAAACCGCCTGCCTGCGTTGTCTGATCGATACCGCTCCCGAACCGGGCAGCACCGAAACCTGCGACACCGCGGGTATTCTGGGACCCACGGTCAATGTGATCGCCTCCCTGGAAGCCGTCGATGCGATCAAGCTGCTCGCCGGGAAAGAAGATCTCATCAAACCGGTACTCACCGTGGTCGATATCTGGGAAGGCTCGTATCGACAGATGAGCGTCGCGGACCTCAGAGAAAAATCGGGCTGCAAAGCCTGTCACCAGGGAGAACGCGTCTGGTTGAAAGGGGAACAGGGCTCACGCACCACGCGGCTCTGTGGTCGTAACGCGGTACAGGTCGCTCCCGCCGATAAAGGTAAGATTGTCTTTGAAGATCTGGCAGAAAAACTGAAGCACTCCGGTGAGGTCGACTTCAATCCTTATCTGCTGCGATTGAATCTGAAAAACCCCGACTACGAAATCAGCCTGTTCCGCGACGGACGCGCAATCATCAAAGGGACCGACGATCCCGCGGTCGCTAAAACGGTCTACGCCCGCTATATCGGCAGCTGA